A window of Ipomoea triloba cultivar NCNSP0323 chromosome 2, ASM357664v1 contains these coding sequences:
- the LOC116011406 gene encoding uncharacterized protein LOC116011406: MSGPPREKSVNHAESGVRLVLGPAGNKARSLELRKPAEKLKSNKVEKSTESDGRKKSSVIPPAAAAEGADQLSKPRFQVATSKKCGSVGSVLRRQQEQRSFLMRSNLSMNASCSSDASSESSQSQASTGNISLDSMTPRSSRRRQCGPKTAEKASSEVESLSMSSDDFPLVKKRCAWVTTNTDPLYAAFHDEEWGVPVHDDRNLFELLSLCTALSELSWPTILSRRQAFREVFQNFDPVAVSKLNEKKIMVPGNPASSLLSELKLRAIIENARHVCKIIDEIGSFDKYIWGFVNHRPIVGQFRYPRQVPIKTSKAEAISKDLVRRGFRGVGPTVIYSFMQVSGITNDHLISCFRFQECMACGNARNKGDSLSAAKLKVKQPEDDDSELGLVRAIDNSSLST; this comes from the exons AAGTCTAACAAGGTGGAGAAGTCGACGGAGAGCGACGGCAGAAAGAAGTCCTCTGTAATtccgccggcggcggcggcggagggggCCGATCAACTGTCGAAACCGCGGTTTCAGGTGGCAACGTCGAAGAAATGTGGGAGCGTAGGTTCAGTCCTTAGGCGGCAGCAGGAGCAGAGGTCTTTTCTGATGAGGTCGAATTTGTCAATGAATGCTTCTTGCTCCTCCGACGCGTCGTCTGAGTCTTCTCAGAGCCAGGCATCGACGGGGAACATCAGCCTAGATAGCATGACCCCGAGATCGTCTCGGAGGAGGCAATGTGGCCCGAAAACGGCTGAGAAAGCTAGTAGTGAAGTTGAGAGCTTGTCTATGAGTTCAGATGATTTCCCTCTAGTGAAGAAAAGGTGTGCCTGGGTGACAACAAATACTG ATCCGCTATATGCTGCTTTTCATGATGAGGAATGGGGAGTTCCTGTCCATGATGATAG GAATCTTTTCGAACTACTTAGTTTATGCACAGCATTATCAGAACTTTCATGGCCGACCATTCTAAGTAGACGACAGGCATTCAG AGAAGTGTTCCAAAATTTTGATCCTGTTGCTGTCTCAAAACTGAATGAAAAGAAGATAATGGTTCCAGGAAATCCCGCCAGCTCTCTTTTGTCAGAGTTAAAGCTGCGGGCAATTATTGAAAATGCCCGCCATGTATGTAAG ATAATTGATGAGATTGGGTCCTTCGACAAATACATTTGGGGTTTTGTAAACCACAGGCCTATAGTTGGTCAGTTCCGATACCCAAGACAAGTTCCAATCAAGACATCAAAAGCTGAAGCGATAAGCAAAGACCTAGTCAGAAGAGGTTTCCGAGGAGTTGGACCCACGGTCATTTACTCCTTCATGCAGGTTTCTGGAATCACAAATGACCATCTCATCAGTTGCTTTAGATTCCAGGAATGTATGGCGTGTGGCAATGCAAGGAACAAAGGCGATAGCCTCAGTGCCGCCAAGCTCAAGGTAAAACAACCTGAGGATGACGACTCTGAACTTGGACTAGTAAGAGCTATTGACAACTCGAGCTTATCCACATAG
- the LOC116011063 gene encoding probable WRKY transcription factor 40 — MEFTSLVDTSLDLNIKPLRPAGDAGLPPKQEVESNFIGLGINMAIKNEADGLVEELNRVSAENKKLTEMLTIMCENYNVLREKYKYMMKNNNGCEENSSPVGVLGSRKRKSESNNVNNNGGQHSESSSSDEDSVKKPREEQQHHQQQPQHIKSKTSKVYVRTESSDTGLIVKDGYQWRKYGQKVTRDNPSPRAYFKCSFAPTCPVKKKVQRSVEDQSVLVATYEGEHNHPHPSKMDQSSTPPARSAPAPSTTSALTTLNSSGPTITLDLTDPKPKPSLPIAAAARVLPPAADRPDFHQFLIEQMASSLTKDPSFKAALAAAISGKLIFPHNQTEKW; from the exons ATGGAGTTTACTAGCTTGGTTGATACTTCGTTGGATCTCAACATAAAACCTCTCCGGCCGGCCGGAGATGCCGGACTACCGCCG AAGCAAGAAGTGGAGAGCAATTTCATTGGGTTGGGCATCAACATGGCAATCAAAAATGAG GCGGATGGTCTAGTGGAGGAGTTGAATAGAGTGAGTGCGGAGAACAAGAAACTGACGGAAATGCTGACAATCATGTGTGAGAATTACAATGTTTTGAGGGAGAAATATAAGTACATGATGAAGAACAATAATGGATGTGAGGAAAACAGTAGCCCTGTGGGTGTTCTGGGATCAAGAAAGAGGAAATCGGAGAGCAACAACGTTAATAATAATGGAGGACAACACTCGGAGAGCAGCTCCAGTGATGAAGATTCTGTCAAGAAACCCAGGGAGGAACAACAACACCATCAACAACAACCACAGCACATCAAATCTAAGACCTCCAAGGTTTATGTCCGGACGGAATCCTCTGATACCGGCCTG ATTGTGAAGGATGGGTATCAATGGAGGAAATATGGGCAGAAGGTGACTAGAGATAATCCATCGCCCAGAGCTTACTTCAAATGCTCTTTTGCTCCCACCTGCCCAGTCAAGAAAAAAGTTCAGAGAAGCGTGGAAGATCAGTCGGTTTTGGTGGCGACCTATGAGGGAGAGCACAACCACCCACACCCCTCAAAGATGGATCAATCATCCACTCCGCCTGCCCGTTCTGCTCCGGCCCCTAGCACCACCTCAGCCCTCACCACTCTCAACTCCTCAGGACCAACCATCACCCTTGACTTAACAGACCCCAAACCCAAACCATCATTACccatcgccgccgccgccagaGTATTGCCGCCGGCGGCAGACAGACCGGACTTCCACCAATTCTTGATAGAACAGATGGCTTCTTCCTTGACAAAAGATCCCAGCTTCAAAGCAGCTCTTGCAGCCGCCATTTCCGGAAAGTTAATCTTTCCTCATAATCAGACAGAAAAATGGTAA